The following coding sequences lie in one Acropora palmata chromosome 3, jaAcrPala1.3, whole genome shotgun sequence genomic window:
- the LOC141877315 gene encoding uncharacterized protein LOC141877315 isoform X1, with product MTTVVESSTSFTISTVPGGEALGVENGSIPDENITASSSAGPAPAHLARLNGPFAWCVGKAEDCYLQIDLGSLHLVCAVATQGNPGGNRDYVRRYKLQCSADGVNWTLYEENGNTIIAGNTDNWSVKRKDLDQEIVTRLVRFCPVDWYCWPCMRVELYGAPLNINEKIAELQSQEGGGGFVLDRVLVTTQETDGHSSQGEEAISLKKNETMPSETISEDAKDYEYQVHIYTGYEWGAGTDANILITLFGEDGDSEETKLDNNKNNFERGQKDSFAISCGKYLGRVNKIRIGHDNTGFGAAWFLDKVTVEDPKTGEEVIFSCQRWFSTSDDDGKISRELVRDDKEDATIIVSKDKVLETAIEDNENVDPGQNVGTLKENGTTSGEVVQEEVKDYLYQVHIYTGDKWGAGTDANVLITIFGEDGDSGEKKLDNNKNNFESGQKDSFVISCGKYLGRVSKIRIGHDNSGFGAAWFLDKVTIEDPKTGKITFSCQRWFSSSDGDGKISRELVRDDKDEEMIIVSQKNVLETAIAVSENADPGQNVETLKENATTSGEVVQEEVKDYLYQVHIYTGEKWGAGTDANVLITIFGENGDSGEKNLDNNRNNFESGQKDSFSVSCGTYLGRLSKIRIGHDNTGFGAAWFLDKVTVEDSKTGEEVTFSCQRWFSTSDGDGKISRELVRDDEDEETTIVSQDYEYQVHIYTGYEWGAGTDANILITLFGEDGDSEETKLDNNKNNFERGQKDYFVISCGKYLGRLSKIRIGHDNTGLGAAWFLDKVTVEDPKTGEEVIFSCQRWFSTSDDDGKISRELVRYDKEDATIIVSKDKVLETAIHDNENVDPGQNVGTLMENGTTSGEVVQEEVKDYLYQVHIYTGDKWGAGTDANVLITIFGENGNSGEKKLDNNRNNFEGGQKDSFSVSCGTYLGRLSKIRIGHDNTGFGAAWFLNKVTVEDPKTGDVVIFPCQRWFSTNDGDGKISRELVRDDKVEVEINVSQDLGTDGQSAEVRTTEDFKYSVDIYTGDKWFAGTDANVLITIFGEKGDSGEKKLDKSRNNFERGQKDSFRISSGDLGRLTKIWIGHDNTGVAAAWFLDKVTVEDLQSGEIGTFSCQRWLSTSDGDGLITRELVRDHENTREKLGNDGEPDRDKNSLKEKENGIIKDTKEERKQKQEHDEIESIIEKQEVKRKEADRDEGVMDEEQSKAQASIQLVLEEEKKIERREKPDGQADETIKYSEVVVEKNINPATKEYSRIEEEHRKRMQEIEALLGEHEERRKKEKDEKAKLENDATRRKEEDRRRRDEEARKKREEERLKWEEEHKKWEEERKKRDLELQAVLEEGRRKREEDRRKREDDLKNIREQERKKREEERKKRMEEETKKLAELRREREERWRKRSDVAVVDVNLTLLQAKKEDEDVKNRFEDKKKKEEGWKMAVDAPRKVEEDMKKFRDEERKRLEEERRKQKEKELADAEAEKAIKSELRAKRLEKGEPRSHVSIATIQLGAPRDVAIAEEKRRIELRVQQIEEERKVREEGEKRQREDADRKKKEEEEKLKEEQERMQKEQEAERAKRKEELRLKREAEERKKQEEEQRQREQERKRRRASLEEKTKRLEEDRKKREEEELIWRREMEERKKQEDEEKKKQMEIKRIKRLSIDRKKFDEDEKKRLDAIERKRIEEEERARLEDEQRRREDRERWKMKQMERRRSGEIYRRKSEEDLRNREDRASFKERQRRKRDNKSFEKKWVFMNGESNEVPAKESMSSAVSEPVIFPPHTPETKHVSVTRPQPKTAEPKIPEPKILEPKIPEPKIPQPKKPEPEKAEPEKREPEKPVDKDEEDSRRDSLTVRVNTTITAPTRSRHSSSSHSLPRSTSSQWSLSVNGDARPYRAQPRCDHLLPTGPAVQMAEAESFFDKYDEEEEGKLRPFPSWYGSRDMGSLSHLYSPANPITDSDIDELLAIESEDFQSWKRVKKSRELEIYSRKGRGRGKPPVTKATIVLKDVPYREVIDLVTDWGERSKWDKTFDAISFLDQMADFKVLKCSLEKKNRCFVIASLDREDEQPYYAWVWKAANHPSVPGEDSKVTVLKMDTGICGAIIRPYHDATRSSKITIITQVRGSVPSPLKSTYLTGNPSKWLGWLKKHYESQEKNDAKKNENRDSSSSSSSSDN from the exons GAGGCGAGGCACTTGGAGTCGAAAATGGCAGTATCCCGGATGAAAACATAACCGCATCCTCGTCAGCAGGGCCCGCCCCGGCGCATTTAGCCCGGTTGAACGGACCATTTGCCTGGTGCGTAGGCAAAGCTGAAGATTGTTACTTGCAG ATTGACTTGGGAAGTCTCCATTTGGTTTGTGCAGTAGCTACTCAAGGAAACCCTGGAGGCAACAGGGACTACGTGCGTCGATACAAACTGCAGTGTTCCGCGGATGGTGTCAATTGGACATTGTATGAAGAGAACGGAAACACG ATCATTGCAGGAAACACGGACAACTGGAGTGTGAAACGGAAAGATTTAGACCAAGAAATCGTCACCCGCCTTGTGAGGTTTTGTCCAGTTGATTGGTACTGTTGGCCGTGCATGCGAGTTGAGTTGTACGGAGCGCCTCTGAACATCAATG AGAAAATTGCTGAACTGCAGTCTCaagaaggaggaggaggaTTCGTGTTGG ATAGAGTTTTGGTGACAACCCAGGAAACGGATGGCCATTCCAGTCAGGGTGAAGAGGCAATAAGTCTAAAGAAAAACGAGACTATGCCGAGTGAAACGATTTCTGAAGATGCCAAAG ATTACGAGTATCAAGTTCACATATACACTGGTTATGAGTGGGGAGCTGGGACCGACGCTAATATCCTCATTACCTTATTTGGTGAAGACGGTGATTCAGAAGAAACAAAGTtggacaacaacaaaaacaattttgaacgCGGGCA GAAAGATTCTTTTGCGATTTCTTGCGGAAAGTATCTTGGACGAGTGAACAAGATAAGAATTGGACACGACAACACTGGCTTTGGTGCTGCGTGGTTTTTGGACAAG GTAACAGTTGAGGATCCTAAGACGGGAGAAGAAGtgattttttcttgtcaacGTTGGTTTTCCACCAGTGATGACGACGGAAAAATTTCTCGCGAATTGGTTAGAGACGACAAAGAAGACGCAACGATCATTGTCTCTAAAG aCAAAGTTTTGGAGACAGCTATCGAAGACAATGAAAATGTCGATCCAGGTCAGAATGTAGGGACGCTAAAGGAAAACGGAACAACATCTGGTGAAGTAGTGCAAGAAGAAGTCAAAG ATTACTTGTATCAAGTTCACATTTACACTGGAGATAAGTGGGGAGCTGGGACTGATGCGAATGTCCTCATCACCATATTCGGTGAAGACGGTGATTCAGGAGAAAAGAAGTTggacaacaataaaaacaattttgaaagcgGACA GAAAGATTCTTTTGTGATTTCTTGCGGAAAGTATCTTGGACGAGTGAGCAAGATAAGAATTGGACACGATAACAGTGGGTTTGGTGCTGCTTGGTTTTTAGACAAG GTAACAATTGAAGATCCTAAGACCGGGAAAATCACTTTTTCTTGCCAACGTTGGTTTTCTTCAAGTGATGGCGACGGAAAAATTTCTCGCGAATTGGTTAGAGATGACAAAGACGAAGAAATGATCATTGTCTCTCAGA AAAACGTTTTGGAGACAGCTATCGCAGTGAGTGAAAATGCCGATCCAGGTCAGAATGTAGAGACGCTAAAGGAAAACGCAACAACATCTGGTGAAGTGGTCCAAGAAGAAGTCAAAG ATTACCTGTATCAAGTTCACATATACACTGGGGAAAAGTGGGGAGCTGGGACCGATGCGAACGTCCTCATCACCATATTTGGTGAAAACGGTGATTCGGGCGAAAAGAATTTGGACAACAACagaaataactttgaaagcgGACA gaaagattctttttcagtttcatgTGGAACATATCTTGGACGACTGAGCAAGATCAGAATTGGGCACGATAATACTGGTTTTGGTGCAGCGTGGTTTTTGGACAAG GTAACAGTTGAGGATTCTAAAACTGGAGAAGAAGTAACTTTTTCTTGCCAACGTTGGTTTTCTACAAGTGATGGCGACGGaaaaatttctcgagaattgGTAAGAGATGACGAAGATGAAGAAACAACCATTGTCTCTCAAG ATTACGAGTATCAAGTTCACATATACACTGGTTATGAGTGGGGAGCTGGGACCGACGCTAATATCCTCATTACCTTATTTGGTGAAGACGGTGATTCAGAAGAAACAAAGTtggacaacaacaaaaacaattttgaacgCGGGCA GAAAGattattttgtgatttcttgCGGGAAGTATCTTGGAAGATTGAGCAAGATAAGAATTGGACACGATAACACTGGCCTTGGTGCTGCATGGTTTTTGGACAAG GTAACAGTTGAGGACCCTAAGACCGGAGAAGAAGtgattttttcttgtcaacGTTGGTTTTCCACAAGTGATGACGACGGAAAAATTTCTCGTGAATTGGTTAGATACGACAAAGAAGACGCAACGATCATTGTCTCTAAAG aCAAAGTTTTGGAAACAGCTATCCATGACAATGAAAATGTCGATCCAGGTCAGAATGTAGGGACGCTAATGGAAAACGGAACAACATCTGGTGAGGTAGTGCAAGAAGAAGTCAAAG ATTACCTGTATCAAGTTCACATATACACTGGGGATAAGTGGGGAGCTGGGACCGATGCGAACGTCCTCATCACCATATTTGGTGAAAACGGTAATTCGGGCGAAAAGAAGTTGGACAACAACAGAAATAACTTTGAAGGCGGACA gaaagattctttttcagtttcatgTGGGACATATCTTGGACGACTGAGCAAGATCAGAATTGGACACGATAATACTGGTTTTGGTGCAGCGTggtttttgaacaag gtaacGGTTGAGGACCCAAAGACAGGAGATGTAGTAATTTTTCCTTGCCAACGTTGGTTTTCCACAAATGATGGCGATGGGAAAATTTCTCGCGAATTGGTCAGAGATGACAAAGTTGAAGTAGAGATCAACGTCTCTCAAG ACTTAGGCACTGATGGCCAGTCTGCAGAAGTGCGAACAACGGAAG ATTTCAAGTATTCGGTTGACATTTATACTGGAGATAAATGGTTTGCTGGGACAGATGCTAATGTACTTATTACCATATTTGGGGAAAAAGGTGATTCCGGAGAAAAGAAGCTTGACAAGAGCAGAAACAATTTTGAGCGAGGACA AAAGGACTCTTTCAGAATCTCCAGTGGAGATTTAGGTCGACTGACCAAGATATGGATTGGCCATGATAATACAGGCGTCGCTGCTGCATGGTTTCTTGACAaa GTAACTGTAGAAGATCTTCAGTCTGGGGAAATCGGCACTTTTTCATGTCAGCGATGGCTTTCCACAAGCGATGGCGATGGACTCATCACTCGAGAACTGGTTAGAGATCACGAGAATACGAGAG AGAAATTGGGCAACGACGGCGAACCAGACCGTGACAAGAATTCGCTAAAGGAAAAGGAGAACGGGATTATCAAAGACACAAAAGAAGagcgaaaacaaaaacaagagcaCGACGAAATTGAATCAATTATTGAGAAACAAGaggttaaaagaaaagaagccGATCGCGACGAAGGGGTAATGGACGAAGAACAATCGAAAGCGCAAGCGAGCATTCAGTTGGTCCTCGAGGAAGAAAAGAAGATCGAACGACGCGAGAAACCTGATGGTCAAGCAGATGAAACTATAAAGTACTCGGAAGTGgttgtggaaaaaaacatcaacCCTGCTACTAAAGAATATTCTAGAATCGAAGAAGAACATCGCAAACGAATGCAGGAAATAGAGGCACTATTAGGAGAACACGAGGAGCGAAGAAAGAAGGAGAAagatgaaaaagcaaaactggAGAATGATGCAACAAGACGAAAAGAAGAAGACAGGCGAAGACGCGATGAAGAGGCAAGAAAGAAGcgagaagaagaaagattGAAATGGGAGGAGGAGCATAAAAAGTGGGAAGAGGAGAGGAAAAAACGAGACTTGGAACTTCAAGCTGTGTTGGAAGAGGGAAGGAGAAAACGAGAAGAGGACCGGCGGAAACGTGAAGATGATTTGAAGAACATTCGAGAgcaagaacgaaaaaaaagggaagaagagagaaagaaaagaatggaagAAGAAACGAAAAAGCTTGCAGAGCTTAGGcgagaaagagaagagaggTGGAGAAAGAGGAGCGATGTTGCAGTTGTTGACGTAAATCTTACTTTGTTGCAAGCAAAGAAGGAAGATGAAGACGTGAAAAATCGTTTCgaagacaaaaagaagaaggaagaaGGCTGGAAAATGGCAGTGGATGCTCCCCGCAAAGTTGAAGaagacatgaaaaagtttCGAGACGAGGAAAGAAAGCGTCTCGAGGAAGAACGAAGGAAGCAAAAGGAGAAAGAACTGGCTGATGCAGAAGCAGAAAAAGCTATTAAGTCAGAACTGCGAGCGAAGAGGTTGGAGAAAGGAGAACCACGGTCGCATGTATCTATTGCTACAATTCAATTAGGAGCGCCCAGGGATGTGGCAATAGCGGAAGAGAAACGAAGGATTGAGTTGAGAGTGCAGCAAATTGAAGAGGAGCGCAAGGTCAGAGAGGAGGGAGAGAAGAGGCAAAGAGAGGATGctgacagaaaaaagaaagaagaggaagagaaaCTTAAGGAGGAGCAAGAAAGAATGCAAAAGGAACAAGAAGCGGAACGAGCAAAGCGCAAGGAGGAACTTCGGCTCAAGCGAGAAGCCGAAGAGAGGaagaaacaagaagaagaGCAACGTCAACGAGAACAAGAGAGGAAGCGGCGGAGGGCATCACtggaagagaaaacaaaacgattGGAGGAAGATCGAAAGAAGCGAGAGGAGGAGGAACTCATATGGCGCCGTGAAATGGAGGagagaaagaaacaagaagacgaagagaagaaaaaacagaTGGAAATTAAACGAATCAAGCGTCTGAGCATCGACAGGAAGAAGTTCGACGAGGATGAAAAGAAGCGCTTGGATGCCATCGAGCGCAAAAGaattgaagaggaagagaGAGCGCGCTTAGAGGACGAGCAGCGTCGACGCGAGGACAGAGAAAGGTGGAAGATGAAACAAATGGAAAGGAGGCGAAGCGGAGAGATTTATCGAAGAAAAAGCGAGGAGGATTTGAGAAATAGGGAAGACAGAGCATCGTTTAAAGAGAGGCAGAGAAGGAAGAGAGACAATAAAAGCTTCGAGAAAAAGTGGGTGTTCATGAATGGCGAGAGTAACGAGGTGCCAG CCAAAGAATCTATGTCGTCCGCCGTGAGTGAGCCCGTAATATTCCCTCCTCACACTCCGGAAACAAAACATGTGTCCGTCACGAGGCCGCAACCGAAGACAGCGGAACCCAAGATACCGGAACCCAAGATACTGGAACCGAAGATACCGGAACCGAAGATACCGCAACCGAAGAAACCGGAACCAGAGAAAGCGGAACCAGAGAAACGGGAGCCAGAGAAGCCTGTTGACAAGGACGAGGAG GATTCTCGCAGAGACTCACTCACCGTTCGCGTTAATACCACCATTACCGCACCAACGCGTAGTCGACACTCCAGCTCTTCTCATAGTCTACCCCGATCCACTTCATCCCAATGGTCACTGTCAGTGAACGGAGACGCGCGACCGTACAGAGCACAGCCACGCTGTGATCATTTGTTACCAACTGGTCCCGCTGTGCAGATGGCTGAAG cGGAAAGCTTCTTCGACAAATATGATGAGGAAGAGGAAGGAAAGTTACGACCATTCCCAAGTTGGTATGGAAGCCGTGACATGGGTAGCTTGTCACATCTTTATTCACCTGCCAATCCAATCACAGACTCCGACATTGATGAATTGCTTGCCATAGAGAGCGAGGACTTCCAGTCCTGGAAACGAGTCAAAAAATCCAGAGAACTGGAGATATACTCTCGGAAAGGACGAGGGAGAGGAAAACCGCCGGTTACCAAG GCGACAATAGTGCTAAAAGACGTCCCATACAGAGAAG TCATCGATTTGGTGACTGATTGGGGAGAACGAAGCAAATGGGACAAAACATTTGATGCTATCTCATTCCTCGATCAGATGGCTGACTTCAAAGTCCTCAAATG CTCTCTGGAGAAGAAAAACCGCTGCTTTGTGATTGCTAGCCTGGACCGAGAGGACGAGCAGCCATATTATGCATGGGTCTGGAAAGCAGCTAATCATCCGAGTGTCCCTGGGGAAGACAGTAAAGTCACTGTGTTGAA
- the LOC141877315 gene encoding lipoxygenase homology domain-containing protein 1-like isoform X3, with product MTTVVESSTSFTISTVPGGEALGVENGSIPDENITASSSAGPAPAHLARLNGPFAWCVGKAEDCYLQIDLGSLHLVCAVATQGNPGGNRDYVRRYKLQCSADGVNWTLYEENGNTIIAGNTDNWSVKRKDLDQEIVTRLVRFCPVDWYCWPCMRVELYGAPLNINEKIAELQSQEGGGGFVLDRVLVTTQETDGHSSQGEEAISLKKNETMPSETISEDAKDYEYQVHIYTGYEWGAGTDANILITLFGEDGDSEETKLDNNKNNFERGQKDSFAISCGKYLGRVNKIRIGHDNTGFGAAWFLDKVTVEDPKTGEEVIFSCQRWFSTSDDDGKISRELVRDDKEDATIIVSKDKVLETAIEDNENVDPGQNVGTLKENGTTSGEVVQEEVKDYLYQVHIYTGDKWGAGTDANVLITIFGEDGDSGEKKLDNNKNNFESGQKDSFVISCGKYLGRVSKIRIGHDNSGFGAAWFLDKVTIEDPKTGKITFSCQRWFSSSDGDGKISRELVRDDKDEEMIIVSQKNVLETAIAVSENADPGQNVETLKENATTSGEVVQEEVKDYLYQVHIYTGEKWGAGTDANVLITIFGENGDSGEKNLDNNRNNFESGQKDSFSVSCGTYLGRLSKIRIGHDNTGFGAAWFLDKVTVEDSKTGEEVTFSCQRWFSTSDGDGKISRELVRDDEDEETTIVSQDYEYQVHIYTGYEWGAGTDANILITLFGEDGDSEETKLDNNKNNFERGQKDYFVISCGKYLGRLSKIRIGHDNTGLGAAWFLDKVTVEDPKTGEEVIFSCQRWFSTSDDDGKISRELVRYDKEDATIIVSKDKVLETAIHDNENVDPGQNVGTLMENGTTSGEVVQEEVKDYLYQVHIYTGDKWGAGTDANVLITIFGENGNSGEKKLDNNRNNFEGGQKDSFSVSCGTYLGRLSKIRIGHDNTGFGAAWFLNKVTVEDPKTGDVVIFPCQRWFSTNDGDGKISRELVRDDKVEVEINVSQDLGTDGQSAEVRTTEDFKYSVDIYTGDKWFAGTDANVLITIFGEKGDSGEKKLDKSRNNFERGQKDSFRISSGDLGRLTKIWIGHDNTGVAAAWFLDKVTVEDLQSGEIGTFSCQRWLSTSDGDGLITRELVRDHENTRAKESMSSAVSEPVIFPPHTPETKHVSVTRPQPKTAEPKIPEPKILEPKIPEPKIPQPKKPEPEKAEPEKREPEKPVDKDEEDSRRDSLTVRVNTTITAPTRSRHSSSSHSLPRSTSSQWSLSVNGDARPYRAQPRCDHLLPTGPAVQMAEAESFFDKYDEEEEGKLRPFPSWYGSRDMGSLSHLYSPANPITDSDIDELLAIESEDFQSWKRVKKSRELEIYSRKGRGRGKPPVTKATIVLKDVPYREVIDLVTDWGERSKWDKTFDAISFLDQMADFKVLKCSLEKKNRCFVIASLDREDEQPYYAWVWKAANHPSVPGEDSKVTVLKMDTGICGAIIRPYHDATRSSKITIITQVRGSVPSPLKSTYLTGNPSKWLGWLKKHYESQEKNDAKKNENRDSSSSSSSSDN from the exons GAGGCGAGGCACTTGGAGTCGAAAATGGCAGTATCCCGGATGAAAACATAACCGCATCCTCGTCAGCAGGGCCCGCCCCGGCGCATTTAGCCCGGTTGAACGGACCATTTGCCTGGTGCGTAGGCAAAGCTGAAGATTGTTACTTGCAG ATTGACTTGGGAAGTCTCCATTTGGTTTGTGCAGTAGCTACTCAAGGAAACCCTGGAGGCAACAGGGACTACGTGCGTCGATACAAACTGCAGTGTTCCGCGGATGGTGTCAATTGGACATTGTATGAAGAGAACGGAAACACG ATCATTGCAGGAAACACGGACAACTGGAGTGTGAAACGGAAAGATTTAGACCAAGAAATCGTCACCCGCCTTGTGAGGTTTTGTCCAGTTGATTGGTACTGTTGGCCGTGCATGCGAGTTGAGTTGTACGGAGCGCCTCTGAACATCAATG AGAAAATTGCTGAACTGCAGTCTCaagaaggaggaggaggaTTCGTGTTGG ATAGAGTTTTGGTGACAACCCAGGAAACGGATGGCCATTCCAGTCAGGGTGAAGAGGCAATAAGTCTAAAGAAAAACGAGACTATGCCGAGTGAAACGATTTCTGAAGATGCCAAAG ATTACGAGTATCAAGTTCACATATACACTGGTTATGAGTGGGGAGCTGGGACCGACGCTAATATCCTCATTACCTTATTTGGTGAAGACGGTGATTCAGAAGAAACAAAGTtggacaacaacaaaaacaattttgaacgCGGGCA GAAAGATTCTTTTGCGATTTCTTGCGGAAAGTATCTTGGACGAGTGAACAAGATAAGAATTGGACACGACAACACTGGCTTTGGTGCTGCGTGGTTTTTGGACAAG GTAACAGTTGAGGATCCTAAGACGGGAGAAGAAGtgattttttcttgtcaacGTTGGTTTTCCACCAGTGATGACGACGGAAAAATTTCTCGCGAATTGGTTAGAGACGACAAAGAAGACGCAACGATCATTGTCTCTAAAG aCAAAGTTTTGGAGACAGCTATCGAAGACAATGAAAATGTCGATCCAGGTCAGAATGTAGGGACGCTAAAGGAAAACGGAACAACATCTGGTGAAGTAGTGCAAGAAGAAGTCAAAG ATTACTTGTATCAAGTTCACATTTACACTGGAGATAAGTGGGGAGCTGGGACTGATGCGAATGTCCTCATCACCATATTCGGTGAAGACGGTGATTCAGGAGAAAAGAAGTTggacaacaataaaaacaattttgaaagcgGACA GAAAGATTCTTTTGTGATTTCTTGCGGAAAGTATCTTGGACGAGTGAGCAAGATAAGAATTGGACACGATAACAGTGGGTTTGGTGCTGCTTGGTTTTTAGACAAG GTAACAATTGAAGATCCTAAGACCGGGAAAATCACTTTTTCTTGCCAACGTTGGTTTTCTTCAAGTGATGGCGACGGAAAAATTTCTCGCGAATTGGTTAGAGATGACAAAGACGAAGAAATGATCATTGTCTCTCAGA AAAACGTTTTGGAGACAGCTATCGCAGTGAGTGAAAATGCCGATCCAGGTCAGAATGTAGAGACGCTAAAGGAAAACGCAACAACATCTGGTGAAGTGGTCCAAGAAGAAGTCAAAG ATTACCTGTATCAAGTTCACATATACACTGGGGAAAAGTGGGGAGCTGGGACCGATGCGAACGTCCTCATCACCATATTTGGTGAAAACGGTGATTCGGGCGAAAAGAATTTGGACAACAACagaaataactttgaaagcgGACA gaaagattctttttcagtttcatgTGGAACATATCTTGGACGACTGAGCAAGATCAGAATTGGGCACGATAATACTGGTTTTGGTGCAGCGTGGTTTTTGGACAAG GTAACAGTTGAGGATTCTAAAACTGGAGAAGAAGTAACTTTTTCTTGCCAACGTTGGTTTTCTACAAGTGATGGCGACGGaaaaatttctcgagaattgGTAAGAGATGACGAAGATGAAGAAACAACCATTGTCTCTCAAG ATTACGAGTATCAAGTTCACATATACACTGGTTATGAGTGGGGAGCTGGGACCGACGCTAATATCCTCATTACCTTATTTGGTGAAGACGGTGATTCAGAAGAAACAAAGTtggacaacaacaaaaacaattttgaacgCGGGCA GAAAGattattttgtgatttcttgCGGGAAGTATCTTGGAAGATTGAGCAAGATAAGAATTGGACACGATAACACTGGCCTTGGTGCTGCATGGTTTTTGGACAAG GTAACAGTTGAGGACCCTAAGACCGGAGAAGAAGtgattttttcttgtcaacGTTGGTTTTCCACAAGTGATGACGACGGAAAAATTTCTCGTGAATTGGTTAGATACGACAAAGAAGACGCAACGATCATTGTCTCTAAAG aCAAAGTTTTGGAAACAGCTATCCATGACAATGAAAATGTCGATCCAGGTCAGAATGTAGGGACGCTAATGGAAAACGGAACAACATCTGGTGAGGTAGTGCAAGAAGAAGTCAAAG ATTACCTGTATCAAGTTCACATATACACTGGGGATAAGTGGGGAGCTGGGACCGATGCGAACGTCCTCATCACCATATTTGGTGAAAACGGTAATTCGGGCGAAAAGAAGTTGGACAACAACAGAAATAACTTTGAAGGCGGACA gaaagattctttttcagtttcatgTGGGACATATCTTGGACGACTGAGCAAGATCAGAATTGGACACGATAATACTGGTTTTGGTGCAGCGTggtttttgaacaag gtaacGGTTGAGGACCCAAAGACAGGAGATGTAGTAATTTTTCCTTGCCAACGTTGGTTTTCCACAAATGATGGCGATGGGAAAATTTCTCGCGAATTGGTCAGAGATGACAAAGTTGAAGTAGAGATCAACGTCTCTCAAG ACTTAGGCACTGATGGCCAGTCTGCAGAAGTGCGAACAACGGAAG ATTTCAAGTATTCGGTTGACATTTATACTGGAGATAAATGGTTTGCTGGGACAGATGCTAATGTACTTATTACCATATTTGGGGAAAAAGGTGATTCCGGAGAAAAGAAGCTTGACAAGAGCAGAAACAATTTTGAGCGAGGACA AAAGGACTCTTTCAGAATCTCCAGTGGAGATTTAGGTCGACTGACCAAGATATGGATTGGCCATGATAATACAGGCGTCGCTGCTGCATGGTTTCTTGACAaa GTAACTGTAGAAGATCTTCAGTCTGGGGAAATCGGCACTTTTTCATGTCAGCGATGGCTTTCCACAAGCGATGGCGATGGACTCATCACTCGAGAACTGGTTAGAGATCACGAGAATACGAGAG CCAAAGAATCTATGTCGTCCGCCGTGAGTGAGCCCGTAATATTCCCTCCTCACACTCCGGAAACAAAACATGTGTCCGTCACGAGGCCGCAACCGAAGACAGCGGAACCCAAGATACCGGAACCCAAGATACTGGAACCGAAGATACCGGAACCGAAGATACCGCAACCGAAGAAACCGGAACCAGAGAAAGCGGAACCAGAGAAACGGGAGCCAGAGAAGCCTGTTGACAAGGACGAGGAG GATTCTCGCAGAGACTCACTCACCGTTCGCGTTAATACCACCATTACCGCACCAACGCGTAGTCGACACTCCAGCTCTTCTCATAGTCTACCCCGATCCACTTCATCCCAATGGTCACTGTCAGTGAACGGAGACGCGCGACCGTACAGAGCACAGCCACGCTGTGATCATTTGTTACCAACTGGTCCCGCTGTGCAGATGGCTGAAG cGGAAAGCTTCTTCGACAAATATGATGAGGAAGAGGAAGGAAAGTTACGACCATTCCCAAGTTGGTATGGAAGCCGTGACATGGGTAGCTTGTCACATCTTTATTCACCTGCCAATCCAATCACAGACTCCGACATTGATGAATTGCTTGCCATAGAGAGCGAGGACTTCCAGTCCTGGAAACGAGTCAAAAAATCCAGAGAACTGGAGATATACTCTCGGAAAGGACGAGGGAGAGGAAAACCGCCGGTTACCAAG GCGACAATAGTGCTAAAAGACGTCCCATACAGAGAAG TCATCGATTTGGTGACTGATTGGGGAGAACGAAGCAAATGGGACAAAACATTTGATGCTATCTCATTCCTCGATCAGATGGCTGACTTCAAAGTCCTCAAATG CTCTCTGGAGAAGAAAAACCGCTGCTTTGTGATTGCTAGCCTGGACCGAGAGGACGAGCAGCCATATTATGCATGGGTCTGGAAAGCAGCTAATCATCCGAGTGTCCCTGGGGAAGACAGTAAAGTCACTGTGTTGAA